Below is a window of Mucilaginibacter sp. PAMC 26640 DNA.
TCAACCATCCCATCCGGGTACGCTCATCACCAGATCCTATGTATCAGCTCTAAAACGAGTGGAGGTTATAACCGGGATAGACCGCCTGATGCTGATAGACGTTTTCGACCCGTTGATGGTAGGTAATGTGGGCAGCGACTTGCAAATCATGCAGTTATTTTATAAGCACGGCGTAAGTTATACTTTTAAAGCAACCAGCGCTAACAGCATTTCAATTGTGATATGGGAGCAGGATTTTAAAGAAGAGCTGGTGATAGAACTTGGCCAGTCGTTTGAAAAGATCACTGTAGAAAAAGTAGCTATGGTTTGCTTATTAGGTTCTAATATGGATCAGCCGGGATTGCTGGCCAAAGCAGCCACCGCGCTGGCAAAAAACGATATCAATATCATCAGCGCCGGCTTTGCGCTCCGTAAAGTTAACATCCAGTTCCTTATTGCCAGGGAACAATTCAAAACGGCAATAGTAGCACTGAATGAGGCTGTAGGGTAAATACAACTACCTTGAATAACTAATCAAACAAAAAGTAGCTACCGTTTCCAGTAGCTACTTTGTTCATTAGTCACCCGCATTTACCGGGCAACTTGCTTTGTGATTTTTTGATCTATTCCCTTAATGGTTTCCAGGTGGGTTTTTAAAGTGGGCAACATTTGTTGTGCAAATGCTTTCACTGCAGGATCTTTGCCATTAGTGGCATAGGTTTGAAAAGTTTGCACGGTGTTATGGTGGCTAACTACCATGCCATGCACATATAGCCTATCGAAAGCCGACGTTGCGTTTTTAAGTGGCAGGTCCGGCATAATGCCGCCTGTTGCTGCTGCCGGGAGGGTGTATCCTCTGGATTTTGCAAGTGCCAGAAGTTTCGTTTCCGCCTGTTGGTGATCCATAACCATCATTTTACCAAATGATTTAACATCAGGATGGGTAGCTTTCTGTGTAGCCAGCTGGCTCGCGCTGATTTCCTGCAAATTACCAATACTTGCCACGATAAGAAAGTGTTTTGCAGTGGTATCAGGATCCGGTTGAGGGATTTGCGCTCTAACCGTAAAACCGGCAAAACCAAAGAGTATTAAAATTGCTTTTTTCATAATTATTCTTGTTTATGGCTGTCCAACACCGCCTGAAGCACCATACACCTGGCCGGTAGCAAAGCTGGCATCAGCTGCTGCTAATTGAACAAATATGGAAGCCAATTCCCCTGGCTGACCTGGCCTGCCGAACATTGTCCAGCTACCAAACATTTGTTGTTTCTCGGGCTGTGCACCGCCACTGATCTGTAAAGCCGTCCATACAGGTCCGGGAGCTACACCGTTCACTCTAATGCCCTTTGGACCCAATTGTTTAGCCAAAGATTTAACGTAATTCATAGTGGCTGCCTTAGTTTGCGCGTAAGCGTACAGATCCGGCGACGGATCGTAAGCTTGCTCAGACGTGGTACCAATAATGGCCGATCCTGCAGGCAGATGTGGCAATGCTTCGCGGATGATCCAAAATGGCGCATAAATATTGGTTTTCATCGTAGCATCAAACTCTTCTGTCGTAACATCGATTATAGAGTTTGTTGATTGCTGCCTGCCGGCGTTGTTAACAATAATATCTAAGCCACCGAGGCCGGCAATCGTTTTTTGTACTAATTGTTTACAAAAATCTTCACCGCGCAAATCACCGGGAATTGCGATAGCTTTACGCCCTTCTTTCCTGATCAGAGCGATCACTTCTTGTGCGTCTTGCTCTTCTGTAGGATAGTAATTGATGGCAACATCAGCACCTTCACGTGCATATGCTATAGCCGCTGCGCGACCTATGCCAGAATCTCCGCCAGTTATAAGGGCCTTGCGACCTGCTAAACGTCCCGAGCCTTTGTAGCTTGTTTCACCGCAATCAGGCACAGGATCCATTTTGCTTTGTAAACCCGGCCACGGCTGGGGTTGACTTCTAAATGGAGGTTTAGGATATTTACCTACAGGATCGTCAATTTTGACAGCACCGTTGCTGACAGTTGCGGCACTTGATGCAGCCAGTACAGGGGAAACGGCTGCAGCTGCGAACGTGGCGCCTAAACCGGCTACCACCTGGCGCCGGGTAATTTTATGATTATCATTCATAGTGTTGTAGTGTTTGGAAATACAACCTTTCAAGCGGTCAATAGTTTTCGGTTTTTACTTAATAGGATAATAAATTAATCCATTATATTTAAGTTTTTAACAATGCCAGCGTTAGCATATCCGCCCTCTACAAAAAACAGGCAATGATCGATTCACAAATTGTTATTTTTCAATCTTAACAGTGCTAAATTTAAATTCTATGAAAAGCTGCAGCTTGTTATTTTGTGATGGTTGCGATGATGTACGCTAACTAGCCCGATAAACGAACGTTTTTAATAAAAAAGCCGCCCATATTACAGGGCGGCCTTCTACTAAACCAAACTTATGAAAACACTATTAAATTACTTCACCGCTATTTCTCTTGATTGATATTTAGCTTCTTCTCTTTTAGCAACAATTAAGGTAAGTATCCCGTCTGTGTAGTCGGCCTCAATTTTTGCATAGTCGGCGCTATCAGGCAACGTGAACGAGCGCACAAAAGAATTGTAGCTGTATTCGCGTTTGCTATATTTTTTTGTTTCCTGGTTATTTTCTGCCTTTTTTTCGGCAGATACACTCAAAACATCCTTATCTAACGCGATCTTAAAATCTTCTTTTTTAAGTCCGGGGATGGCTAATTCTATATGGAATTCATTATCGTTCTCTGCGATATTTACCGCAGGCACGCGGGCAACTAATCTGTCGCCAATAAATGAATCGTTTAATATAGAGTCGAACACATCATTAAAGAACGGGTTAGCATTGCTTTTTAGTCCGTTGTTGAATTTTACTAATGTCATTTTTATATCCTCCTGAGTTTTTGTTTTATTAACTTCGTAGATGATTAATCAACTGTTATACCAATGGTTGAAATTCGATAAATGCACGACAGAATGTCTGCAAAAATAATAACCTACAGACAAAATGTATTTTTATGGCTGAAAAATTAACAGATTACAAATATAAAACCGACATAGCCATCCGTTTTTCGGATATTGATAGCGTAGGACATGTAAACAATGCCATATATCTCACCTATTTCGAAGTTGCCCGAATCAATTATTTTAGGGAAGTAGCTGATTGGCATAACAAGGGTATAGGTTTTATTGTAGGGAGATCAGAGATCAACTATCTGAAGCCTGTAACTATCGATGATCAAATTGTTTGCTACGTACGCGTCATTCGCATAGGTAACAGCAGCTTTGATATTATGCATGTGCTAGTCAAATTGACTGATAAGGGTGAAGAGATTTGCACCACCTGCAAAACAGTTTGTATCAGTTATGATTATGCCGCATCCAAATCAATTCCTATACCTAAAGAAGGCCGGCAAAAAATGATCGATTACGATGAGCCGAGGTTGATTTTGAACACTAATTAAGTGATGTGCATATTGCAGATGTGCAGATGTAAGATCATCTGCACATCTGTAATTCGCACACCCGCGCATGGTGTATTACATTCTCTCCGGAACTTCAATACCCAATAAAGTCATACCGGTCTTGATAATTTTTGCAGCTGATGCAGATAGTTGTAGTCTTAATTGCTTCAGATTTTCGGATTCTGCCTGCATAATCGGGCTCTCATGATAAAATTTATTGTACAGCTTAGCCAATTCGTAAACGTAGTTGGCAACTAGTGCCGGGCTGTGAGCTAGGGCCGCCTCCTGAATTACTTGCGGGAACTTTGATAACAGCACGATCAAGTCGCGCTCTGAGGCGCCTAAATCGGTAATATCTGCAGATCTTCTTACTTCATCATAACCTGCTTTACTCAGCACTGATTTGATCCTGGCATGTGTATACTGAATGAACGGCCCGGTATGCCCCTGGAAATCTACTGATTCACTAGGATCAAACAACAGGCGTTTTTTAGGATCAACTTTTAACAGGAAGTATTTTAACGCGCCCATACCTATTGTATGATAAAGCTTGCTCTTGTCCTCATCGCTAAAACTATCCACCTTACCCATGGCTTCAGTTGTTGCTGCAGCAGTTTTGAACATTTCCGCCATCAGGTCGTCGGCATCCACAACCGTACCCTCACGCGATTTCATTTTGCCGGATGGCAGATCCACCATGCCGTAGGATAAGTGATACAAACCCCTCGCCCATTCTTTTCCGAGTTTTTGAAGGATAAGGAATAGTACTTTAAAGTGGTAATCCTGTTCATTGCCAACAACGTAAATCGACTCATCCATTTTAAAGTCGTCGTATTTCAGCTGTGCGGTGCCAATATCCTGGGTAATGTAAACCGAAGTACCATCCGCCCGGAGCACCAATTTCTGGTCGAGGCCATCTTCTGTCAGGTCAATCCAAACTGAGCCGTCTTCCTTTTTAAAAAACACGCCTTTGGCAATGCCTTCCTCTATAATATCTTTGCCTAATAAATAGGTATTGCTTTCGTAATAATATTTGTCAAACTCAACGCCAAGGGTTTTGTAGGTTTCTGCAAAGCCAGCGTAAACCCAACCATTCATGGTTTTCCACAGGCTGATCGTTTCCTCGTCGCCCGCTTCCCATTTTTGAAGCATTTCCTGGGCCTTTTTTATCAGTGGTGCATTCTTTTTAGCTTCATCTTCCGTTTGGCCTTCTTCAACCAGTTCCTGTATCTGTTGCTTGTAAGCCTTATCAAACCAAACGTAATACTTGCCTGCGAGGTGATCCCCTTTTAAGCCGGAACTTTCAGGTGTTTTGCCATTTCCAAACTCCTGCCAGGCCAGCATACTTTTGCAGATGTGGA
It encodes the following:
- a CDS encoding heat-shock protein, yielding MTLVKFNNGLKSNANPFFNDVFDSILNDSFIGDRLVARVPAVNIAENDNEFHIELAIPGLKKEDFKIALDKDVLSVSAEKKAENNQETKKYSKREYSYNSFVRSFTLPDSADYAKIEADYTDGILTLIVAKREEAKYQSREIAVK
- a CDS encoding arginine--tRNA ligase; this translates as MDFIIEAVVKAIKDLYQTDIAVKDINLQETRKEFEGQVTVVTFPYTKMSRKGPEQTGIEIGEYLQKEVAEISAFNVIKGFLNISFADSFWLAKLSEEILADDFAIAKPNGKKVMVEYSSPNTNKPLHLGHIRNNLLGFSVSRILQAAGYQVTMANLVNDRGIHICKSMLAWQEFGNGKTPESSGLKGDHLAGKYYVWFDKAYKQQIQELVEEGQTEDEAKKNAPLIKKAQEMLQKWEAGDEETISLWKTMNGWVYAGFAETYKTLGVEFDKYYYESNTYLLGKDIIEEGIAKGVFFKKEDGSVWIDLTEDGLDQKLVLRADGTSVYITQDIGTAQLKYDDFKMDESIYVVGNEQDYHFKVLFLILQKLGKEWARGLYHLSYGMVDLPSGKMKSREGTVVDADDLMAEMFKTAAATTEAMGKVDSFSDEDKSKLYHTIGMGALKYFLLKVDPKKRLLFDPSESVDFQGHTGPFIQYTHARIKSVLSKAGYDEVRRSADITDLGASERDLIVLLSKFPQVIQEAALAHSPALVANYVYELAKLYNKFYHESPIMQAESENLKQLRLQLSASAAKIIKTGMTLLGIEVPERM
- a CDS encoding NAD(P)-dependent oxidoreductase yields the protein MNDNHKITRRQVVAGLGATFAAAAVSPVLAASSAATVSNGAVKIDDPVGKYPKPPFRSQPQPWPGLQSKMDPVPDCGETSYKGSGRLAGRKALITGGDSGIGRAAAIAYAREGADVAINYYPTEEQDAQEVIALIRKEGRKAIAIPGDLRGEDFCKQLVQKTIAGLGGLDIIVNNAGRQQSTNSIIDVTTEEFDATMKTNIYAPFWIIREALPHLPAGSAIIGTTSEQAYDPSPDLYAYAQTKAATMNYVKSLAKQLGPKGIRVNGVAPGPVWTALQISGGAQPEKQQMFGSWTMFGRPGQPGELASIFVQLAAADASFATGQVYGASGGVGQP
- a CDS encoding thioesterase, coding for MAEKLTDYKYKTDIAIRFSDIDSVGHVNNAIYLTYFEVARINYFREVADWHNKGIGFIVGRSEINYLKPVTIDDQIVCYVRVIRIGNSSFDIMHVLVKLTDKGEEICTTCKTVCISYDYAASKSIPIPKEGRQKMIDYDEPRLILNTN